The Meriones unguiculatus strain TT.TT164.6M chromosome 9, Bangor_MerUng_6.1, whole genome shotgun sequence genome window below encodes:
- the LOC132656501 gene encoding uncharacterized protein LOC132656501 codes for MAGSGTPHHLRDCDPGGGALCLCSLPPQAVSCLLPTLLVPRTYLPQASRWRSLGLPRRAGASPPAPAWCAAASPPSGKEGREKCAAVALVTGQDAGPGWAPNEEEGDPGGELGGQTLRGVRREEFGAWIWIVAVLRWSGGSGYSLRHSRECPLSGRRAAGTMWPLAQGAGPSRRRLRDGPLRVPGEPSGFPRSLPRPPPQNWRRKGAGELAGATQSFQRHFQGVGSELLSRARTEGRSD; via the coding sequence ATGGCAGGCAGTGGAACTCCGCACCACCTCAGAGACTGCGACCCCGGCGGAGGGGCTCTATGTCTTTGCTCCCTTCCGCCCCAGGCTGTGTCTTGCCTCCTTCCCACCCTTTTAGTCCCCCGCACCTACCTTCCCCAGGCGAGCAGGTGGAGGAGCTTGGGCCTGCCCAGGAGGGCAGGAGCATCCCCGCCAGCTCCTGCGTGGTGCGCCGCGGCAAGCCCTCCCTCGGGGAAAGAGGGCAGGGAGAAGTGCGCTGCCGTTGCCCTCGTGACTGGTCAGGACGCTGGGCCAGGCTGGGCGCCCAACGAGGAAGAGGGAGACCCAGGGGGCGAGCTGGGAGGCCAGACTCTGAGAGGAGTGCGGCGGGAGGAGTTTGGGGCTTGGATTTGGATTGTGGCTGTGCTGAGGTGGAGTGGAGGTTCTGGCTACTCCCTCCGTCACTCCCGCGAGTGCCCTCTGTCCGGGCGGCGCGCCGCGGGGACGATGTGGCCCCTTGCCCAAGGGGCCGGGCCGTCCAGGAGGCGGCTCCGGGATGGGCCACTGAGGGTCCCTGGGGAGCCCTCTGGGTTTCCCAGATCCCTTCCCCGGCCCCCACCACAAAACTGGCGTCGGAAGGGGGCGGGCGAGCTGGCGGGGGCCACTCAGAGTTTCCAGCGACATTTCCAGGGTGTGGGAAGCGAGCTGCTTAGCAGAGCTAGGACAGAGGGCAGGAGTGATTAA